GTCGCTATTACGTCGCCGACTACAAGTCCAACTGGCTGGGCGCGGATGACTCGGCATACACCGAACAGGCCATGGAACAGTCGATTCTCGATAACCGCTACGACCTGCAATACGTGCTCTACCTGCTGGCCCTGCATCGCCAGCTCAAGACCCGATTGGCCGATTACGACTACGACCGGCATGTGGGGGGGGCGCTGTATCTGTTCCTGCGCGGTACCCGCTCGCCCACTCAGGGAGCGTATTTTGCCCGCCCGGCCAGAGAACTGATCGAGCGCCTGGACCGCATGTTCCAGGGCAAAGCCGAACCGAAAGCCGAACCGGCGTGGGAACAGGGAGTCTTGCTATGAGCCGTACCTTCGCCGATGTGCTGCCGACGCCGTTGGCAGACGACAGCCTGGCGGATCTCGCGCCCCTGAGCCGTGCCGACGACTTGCTGCTGTTGCTCACGCGCTGGGTCGAACGCGGCTGGCTGCGGGCGCTGGACAAAGCCTTCGTGGCCTTCCTGCATGAGCTGGCCCCGGATGATGATCCGCTGGTGTTGCTGGCTGCCGCGTTGACCAGCCATCAACTGGGCCATGGGCACGTCTGCCTGGACCTGTTCGAAACCCTGAAAGAGCCGGACTTCGCCCTGTCGCTGCCGCCGGAGGGCGATGTGCAGGGTGGCGCGATGTTGCTGCCGTCACAGTTGCTGGCAGCGCTGGATGGTGCCCATTGGTGCAAGGTGCTGGCAGCCGGAAGTCTGGTCGCTCTGGCGGTTGATACCAGCGAAGCCGCGCAGCATCGGCCGCTGGTGTTGTGCGGCAAGCGCCTCTACCTGCGTCGCTACTGGGCCTACGAGCGGCGGATCGATCATTCGCTGCGTCAGCGCCTGGCGGTGCACGAAGCCGCACCGAATGACTTGCCACAGCGCCTGACCGGCCTGTTTGGCCCGGCCCGACCCGGCGAGGTGATCGACTGGCAGAAGCTCGCCTGTGCCCTGGCCACTCGCAGGGCCTTCAGCATCGTCACCGGTGGTCCGGGCACCGGCAAGACCACCACGGTGGTGCGCCTGCTGGCGTTGCTCCAGGCCCCGGCGGTCGAGGCCGGCCAGCCATTGCGCATTCGTCTGGCGGCACCCACCGGCAAGGCGGCCGCGCGGTTGACCGAATCCATCAGCCAGCAGGTGCGTACGCTCAAGGTCAGCGACGACATTCGCAACAAGATCCCGTCCGACGTCACCACCGTCCACCGCTTGCTCGGCAGCCGCCCGGGCACCCGGCATTTCCGCCACCATGCCGGCAATCGCCTGCCGCTGGATGTGCTGGTGGTGGACGAAGCCTCGATGATTGACCTGGAAATGATGGCCAACCTGCTGGATGCGTTGCCGCCCCATGCGCGTCTGGTGCTGCTGGGCGACAAGGACCAGTTGGCCTCGGTGGAGGCCGGCGCGGTGCTGGGCGATTTGTGTCGCGATGCCGAGGCGGGGTGGTACAGCCCGCAGACGCGTCAGTGGCTGGAGTCGGTCAGCGGCGAAAACCTGCAAGCCGGCGGGTTGCAGGAAGACACCCAGGGCGCCCATCCTCTGGCACAGCAGGTGGTGATGTTGCGCCATTCGCGACGTTTCGGCGAAGGCAGCGGCATCGGCCAGTTGGCCCGTTGGGTCAACCAGCAGCAGCCCGAGGAAGCGCGCAAGTTGCTGGTGGCGCGCAGTCACGGCGACGTGTTCAGCGTATCCCTCAAGCATGAACAGGACCGTGCGCTGGAGCGCTTGTTGCTCGAAGGTCATGGCGAAGGACCGCAGGGTTATCGGCATTACCTGAGCCTGTTGCGCAACCAGCGGCCGGCAGCGGATACCGCCCTCGATGATGGGCGCTGGATGGAGTGGGCGCGCGAGGTTCTGCAAGCGTTCGATGCCTTCCAGTTGTTGTGCGCGGTGCGCAAGGGGCCATGGGGCGTGGAAGGGCTCAATCAGCGGGTCACCGAGGCGTTGCTCAAGGCCCGGCTGATCGAAAGCGACCAGCAGTGGTATGAAGGGCGCCCCGTTCTGATGACACGCAACGACTACGGCCTGGGTTTGATGAACGGCGATATCGGCATCGCGCTCAAACTCCCCGAGCGCGATGGCCCTGAAGCCGGCAAGCAGGTGCTGCGCGTGGCGTTCCCGCGCAATGACGGGCAGGGCGGGGTGCGTTTTGTCCTGCCAAGCCGCCTCAACGATGTCGAGACGGTGTTCGCCATGACCGTGCACAAATCCCAGGGCTCGGAGTTTGCCCATACCGCACTGATCCTGCCGGATGCCCTGAACCCGGTGCTCACCAAGGAACTGATCTACACCGGAATCACTCGGGCCAAGGACTGGTTCACCCTGATCGAACCCCGTGGCGGCGTCTTCGAAGAGGCCGTGAAGCGCAAGGTCAAGCGCTTGAGCGGGCTGATGCTGGAACTCAAGGACGGCATCGATACCCCCCTCACTGAAAACTGAAACTGTAGGAGCGAGCCTGCTCGCGATGGACTCAAGAACACCGCGTGCATCCAGCAAGCACACGTAATCGTTCACGACCATCGCGAGCCTGCTCGCTCCTACAGTCGCGCCCTACACCCGGTTTCGCCGGCGTACCATCGCTATGCTATCGTTGCGGCATCATTTGCTTACGATTGAAGAGAATTTCCGCATGAAGGTGGCTGTCAGGACGACAGAGCGTGTCATGGGCTACACGCAAGCACTGCTCGCCGGCCTCCTGTGTTTGCTGTCGAGCATTGCCTGCGCGCAGCCGCAAACCACAACCGCAAGCCTGGCCGAGCAACGCGCCCGGGCGGTCACCGAAGTGGTCCTGGGAATTCTCAGCTACGCCCGCTGGCCGGTTGAGCCTGCACAACTTCGACTGTGCGTGGTCGGCCCTACCGAATACACCGACGACTTGCTCAAAGGCACGACCCAGGCGACGGGCCGGCCCGTGACCGTGCAACGCCTGCTGGCCGACAACCCGGCCATCGTCGATGAATGCGATGCGGCCTACATCGGCAAGTTGACCGGCGAAGAACGCAGCCGACTGTTCGCTGCACTGACCGGCCGCCCGGTGTTGAGCATCAGCGAAAGCGACGATCAATGCACTGTCGGCAGCCTTTTCTGTTTGCGGGTCAGCGATGAGCAGGTGTCATTCGAAGTCAATCTCGACTCCGTCGCCCGCAGCGGTGTGCGCATCCATCCGAGCGTGCTGCAACTGTCCCGTCGCAAGTCGGCGGCAACATGAGTGTGCTCAAACCGGGTAATCGCCCGACCTTGCGTTCGGTCATCGGTCGCGGTCATTTGACCGTGGCGCTGATGGCTGTGGCCATGGCCAGTGTGTCGCTGACCCTGCTGGGCATTCTGGCCTTGCGGGTGTATGCCGATCACAACCTGCACCTGATTGCCCGTTCGATCAACTACACCGTGGAAGCGGCCGTGGTGTTCAACGACAAGGCCGCCGCCTCCGAAGCGCTGGCGCTGATCGCCTCCACCGAAGAAGTCGCCGATGCCCAGGTCCTGAACGCCAAAGGGCAGGTGCTGGCGCGCTGGCAGCGACCGGAAACCGGGTTGTGGACCCGACTCGAAATGCAAATGGCCAAGGCCTTTCTGGAAAAACCCATCAGCATGCCGATCCTCCATCAGGACCGTGAGGTCGGCAGTATTCGCCTGACCGGGCACGGTGGCAGCCTGATGCGCTTCTTGCTCAGTGGTCTGGTGGGGATCGTGCTGTGCACGGCGATCAGTGCCTGGGTGGCGCTGTACCTGGCGCGCCGACAACTGCGCGGCATCATCGGCCCCCTGCGCAGCCTGGCCGCGGTGGCTCACGCCGCCCGCAGCGAGCGGGCCTTCGAGCGGCGCGTGCCGCCGGCGACCATCGCCGAACTGGATAATCTGGGCAACGACTTCAACGCCTTGCTCGACGAACTCGAGTCCTGGCAGACCCACCTGCAAAGCGAGAACGAAACCCTCGCCCACCAGGCCAGCCATGACAGCCTCACGGGGTTGCCGAACCGGGCGTTCTTCGAAGGCCGCCTGATGCGTGCACTGCGCAACGCCAACAAGCTCAACGAGCGGGTGGCCGTGCTGTTCCTCGACAGCGACCGGTTCAAGGACATCAACGACAGCTTCGGCCATGCGGCCGGTGACGCCGTGTTGATGGCGGTGGCGAGCCGGGTCAAGGCGCAACTGCGTGAAGAGGATCTGGTCGCCCGTTTGGGCGGCGATGAATTTGCCGTACTGCTGACACCGCTGCACAAGACCGAAGACGCCGAGCGCATCGCCGACAAGATCATCGCCAGCATGGAAGCGCCCATCGAGATCCCGGGCACCCATGAGGTGCTGACCTCTCTGAGCATTGGCATCGCCGTATACCCCGATCACGGCGCCACGCCAAGCACACTGCTCGATGCCGCCGATGGCGCCATGTACCAAGCCAAGCGCTTCACCCGAGGCGCGCAACACACGGCAGGGTCGGAGCACCCTGTCGCCGACGTTTAATCAAGGAGCGAAATGCCCGTGTTCTCACTCACCCAACGTACCCTGCGATTGTTCTCTATCACCCTGTTGATGGCCGTGCTGGGCCTGGCCGGTTGTCAGTCGGTGCCGCCCAAAGGCCTGACCCCGGCACAGATTGCCGTGCTGAAACAGCAGGGCTTTCAGCTGACCGAGGAGGGCTGGGCGTTCGGCCTGTCCGGCAAAGTGCTGTTTGGCAGCGATGTCGACTCACTCAATGCGCAGAGCAGCGAAATCGTCCAGCGCATCGGCAAGTCGCTGCTGGGCGTGGGGATCGAGCGGGTGAGAGTCGATGGGCATACCGATGCGTCGGGCAAGGAGGCTTACAATGAACAACTCTCCCTGCGTCGCGCCAAGAGCGTCGCCATCGTTCTGGCGGATGCCGGCATGAAGCAGGAGAATATCCAGCTTCGCGGTTTCGGCAGCAGCCAGCCGGTGGCGACCAATGACACGGCTTCCGGCCGCACCGAAAACCGTCGGGTGGCGATCGTGGTAAGCGCCGACTGAAACGCCATTCACCGCCCGGCCCGAGCCGGGCTCCTGATTTTCTACATGGGCGTTTACGCTCAATCCAAACGGTGCAAACGCTGATCATCCAGATGAAGAAACTAAAAGCGCTTTACCGAAATCGTTATTGGAAGCGATGGCTTCGTGAGCACAACTGCAAGTTGGCGGGCGGGGTGTCATCACTCGCGGCAAAAACCACCCTGATCGTTGAAGAAGGGGTTTCCCTGGGCCATTTGATCTTTGATGCACGACAGCTGAGCATCGGCGCCCATACCTACATTCGTAGTGATACCAAGCTCTCTACCGTGTCCTCGATCGGGCGGTTTTGTTCCATTGGCAATCACTGCTACATCGGCCAGGAAAAAAACACCCATCCTTCCGACTGGCTCAGTACCCATCCTTTCCAGTACACCGGCACGGCGCTGTCCTACGAACCGGTGATCTCCAACGTCACGATTGGCCACGATGTCTGGATCGGTCACGGCGCCATGATCATGGAGGGCGTCACCGTCGGCACGGGCGCCATCGTCGCCACCCGCGCCGTCGTGGCTCATGATGTTCCACCCTATGCCATCGTCGCTGGCGTGCCGGCGAAAGTGGTCAAGTACCGCCACCCGCCGCAGGTCATCGAGATGTTGCTGGAGAGCAAGTGGTGGGAATGCGATATCGGCTTTCTACAAGGCTTACGCCTGGACGACCCCGAAGCGGCCTTGCCGGAGATCATCAGCAAGCGTCAGGACCATCTGGCCAGCTACCACCAGCTGGAAATCACCCGCAAAGGCTGCCGGACAATGCCCTCCGCACAGGCAATCAATCCGTAAACCGCAACTCCCGCGTCTGCCCCAGCAACAACGGCCCATTGAGCTCCGTCACCTCCCGGATGTAATCCCACAACAGGGTGATCCGCTTGAGCTTGCGCAGGTCCTCTCGGCAATACATCCAAAACTGCCGGGTGATGTTGATCTCCTCCGGCAACACCGGCAGCAAGCTTGGGTCCTGTGCCGCGAGGAAGCAGGGCAGGATCGCCAGGGACCGGCCCTGTTGGGCAGCCACGAATTGCGCGATCACGCTGGTACTGCGCAGGTTGGCGCTGGCGCCGGGCAGGACGTTCGCCAGATACAGCAGCTCCGAGCTGAAGGCCAGGTCGTCGACATAACTGATGAATGAATGTTTGCCCAGGTCCGCCGCCCGGCGGATGGGTGGGTGGTTGTCGAGGTATTCCTGGGTGGCGTACAGCTGCAGGCGGTAGTCGCAGAGTTTGCAGCACACATACGGGCCATGTTCCGGACGCTCCAGGGCGATGACGATGTCGGCTTCGCGCTTGGACAGGCTGATGAAGTGGGGCAGGGGCAGGATGTCTACCGAGATGGCGGGGTAGGCGTCGACGAAGTGGCTCAGCTGTGGGGTGATGAAGAAGCTGCCGAAGCCTTCGGTGCAGCCCATGCGCACATGCCCGGACAACGCCACGCCGGAGCCCGACACTTGCTCGCAGGCCATGTGCAGGGTGCTTTCGATCGATTCGGCATAACCCATCAAACGCTGGCCTTCAGCGGTCAGGACAAAGCCGCTGGTCCGCGACTTCTCGAACAGCAGCGTGCCCAATGAGGCTTCCAGCGAGCTGATGCGCCGCGACACGGTGGTGTAGTCGACCGCCAGGCGCTTGGCGGCGGTGCTGGCCTTGCGGGTGCGGGCCACTTCGAGGAAAAACTTGAGGTCGTCCCAGTTCAGCGAGCCCAGCGACGTGATGTTTTTTTGCATGTTGGACCGGCTTTTATGTGCGTTCTTATCAGAAGTTTGCACATCTATACTCCAAAAACAGCCCGACAACCAATTCGCGGCACACGCCTCATCTCAAGGCGACTTTCTCGCCTTGGCTACCCTGAAAGCTCTCTTCAACAAGAATAATGCCCAGGAGACCCACATGAACGCATCGCTCACGCCCAACGAAACCACCGTCCAGAAGGTCAAGCTGCTGATCGACGGTGAGTGGGTCGAATCCAAATCCACCGAATGGCACGACATCGTCAATCCGGCCACCCAACAAGTGCTGGCCAAAGTGCCTTTTGCCACTGCTGAAGAAGTCGACGCAGCCATCAGCGCCGCCCATCGCGCCTTCCAGACCTGGAAACTGACCCCGATCGGTGCGCGGATGCGCATCATGCTCAAGCTCCAGGAACTGATTCGCCAGCACTCCAAACGCATCGCCCAGGTCTTGAGCGCCGAGCAAGGCAAGACCATTGCCGACGCTGAAGGCGACATTTTCCGTGGCCTAGAAGTGGTCGAGCACGCGTGCTCCATCGGCTCCCTGCAAATGGGTGAGTTCGCCGAGAACGTCGCCGGCGGCGTCGACACCTACACTCTGCGCCAGCCCATCGGCGTGTGCGCCGGCATCACCCCGTTCAACTTCCCGGCGATGATTCCGCTGTGGATGTTCCCGATGGCCATCGCCTGCGGCAACACCTTCGTGCTCAAGCCGTCCGAACAGGACCCGATGTCGACCATGTTGCTGGTGGAACTGGCTATCGAAGCGGGCATTCCGGCCGGTGTGCTCAACGTCGTGCATGGCGGCAAGGACGTGGTGGATGCGCTCTGCACCCATAAAGACATCAAGGCGGTGTCCTTCGTTGGCTCGACCGCCGTCGGTACCCACGTC
This genomic interval from Pseudomonas putida contains the following:
- a CDS encoding YfiR family protein; this translates as MKVAVRTTERVMGYTQALLAGLLCLLSSIACAQPQTTTASLAEQRARAVTEVVLGILSYARWPVEPAQLRLCVVGPTEYTDDLLKGTTQATGRPVTVQRLLADNPAIVDECDAAYIGKLTGEERSRLFAALTGRPVLSISESDDQCTVGSLFCLRVSDEQVSFEVNLDSVARSGVRIHPSVLQLSRRKSAAT
- a CDS encoding LysR family transcriptional regulator produces the protein MQKNITSLGSLNWDDLKFFLEVARTRKASTAAKRLAVDYTTVSRRISSLEASLGTLLFEKSRTSGFVLTAEGQRLMGYAESIESTLHMACEQVSGSGVALSGHVRMGCTEGFGSFFITPQLSHFVDAYPAISVDILPLPHFISLSKREADIVIALERPEHGPYVCCKLCDYRLQLYATQEYLDNHPPIRRAADLGKHSFISYVDDLAFSSELLYLANVLPGASANLRSTSVIAQFVAAQQGRSLAILPCFLAAQDPSLLPVLPEEINITRQFWMYCREDLRKLKRITLLWDYIREVTELNGPLLLGQTRELRFTD
- a CDS encoding diguanylate cyclase domain-containing protein, yielding MSVLKPGNRPTLRSVIGRGHLTVALMAVAMASVSLTLLGILALRVYADHNLHLIARSINYTVEAAVVFNDKAAASEALALIASTEEVADAQVLNAKGQVLARWQRPETGLWTRLEMQMAKAFLEKPISMPILHQDREVGSIRLTGHGGSLMRFLLSGLVGIVLCTAISAWVALYLARRQLRGIIGPLRSLAAVAHAARSERAFERRVPPATIAELDNLGNDFNALLDELESWQTHLQSENETLAHQASHDSLTGLPNRAFFEGRLMRALRNANKLNERVAVLFLDSDRFKDINDSFGHAAGDAVLMAVASRVKAQLREEDLVARLGGDEFAVLLTPLHKTEDAERIADKIIASMEAPIEIPGTHEVLTSLSIGIAVYPDHGATPSTLLDAADGAMYQAKRFTRGAQHTAGSEHPVADV
- the recD gene encoding exodeoxyribonuclease V subunit alpha, giving the protein MSRTFADVLPTPLADDSLADLAPLSRADDLLLLLTRWVERGWLRALDKAFVAFLHELAPDDDPLVLLAAALTSHQLGHGHVCLDLFETLKEPDFALSLPPEGDVQGGAMLLPSQLLAALDGAHWCKVLAAGSLVALAVDTSEAAQHRPLVLCGKRLYLRRYWAYERRIDHSLRQRLAVHEAAPNDLPQRLTGLFGPARPGEVIDWQKLACALATRRAFSIVTGGPGTGKTTTVVRLLALLQAPAVEAGQPLRIRLAAPTGKAAARLTESISQQVRTLKVSDDIRNKIPSDVTTVHRLLGSRPGTRHFRHHAGNRLPLDVLVVDEASMIDLEMMANLLDALPPHARLVLLGDKDQLASVEAGAVLGDLCRDAEAGWYSPQTRQWLESVSGENLQAGGLQEDTQGAHPLAQQVVMLRHSRRFGEGSGIGQLARWVNQQQPEEARKLLVARSHGDVFSVSLKHEQDRALERLLLEGHGEGPQGYRHYLSLLRNQRPAADTALDDGRWMEWAREVLQAFDAFQLLCAVRKGPWGVEGLNQRVTEALLKARLIESDQQWYEGRPVLMTRNDYGLGLMNGDIGIALKLPERDGPEAGKQVLRVAFPRNDGQGGVRFVLPSRLNDVETVFAMTVHKSQGSEFAHTALILPDALNPVLTKELIYTGITRAKDWFTLIEPRGGVFEEAVKRKVKRLSGLMLELKDGIDTPLTEN
- a CDS encoding CatB-related O-acetyltransferase — encoded protein: MKKLKALYRNRYWKRWLREHNCKLAGGVSSLAAKTTLIVEEGVSLGHLIFDARQLSIGAHTYIRSDTKLSTVSSIGRFCSIGNHCYIGQEKNTHPSDWLSTHPFQYTGTALSYEPVISNVTIGHDVWIGHGAMIMEGVTVGTGAIVATRAVVAHDVPPYAIVAGVPAKVVKYRHPPQVIEMLLESKWWECDIGFLQGLRLDDPEAALPEIISKRQDHLASYHQLEITRKGCRTMPSAQAINP
- a CDS encoding OmpA family protein; this translates as MPVFSLTQRTLRLFSITLLMAVLGLAGCQSVPPKGLTPAQIAVLKQQGFQLTEEGWAFGLSGKVLFGSDVDSLNAQSSEIVQRIGKSLLGVGIERVRVDGHTDASGKEAYNEQLSLRRAKSVAIVLADAGMKQENIQLRGFGSSQPVATNDTASGRTENRRVAIVVSAD